One Elaeis guineensis isolate ETL-2024a chromosome 10, EG11, whole genome shotgun sequence genomic window carries:
- the LOC105034252 gene encoding transcription factor DIVARICATA has protein sequence MVTNSWMEVLPPTTPYFPNSSWLLGPKRSGNWTQEENKLFEDALAHFDRDTPERWEMVAAMIPGKSVQDIITHYKDLEDDVSKIESGRIPFPGYSSSSFTLDWENSHGYEGSKPSYCVGAKRSGGRLDQERKKGVPWTEEEHKFFLLGLQKYGKGDWRNISRNFVLTRTPTQVASHAQKYFIRLSSGGKDRRRSSIHDITTANLPSNGPPSPSQSSVLSMRSSSAVNTAISDQFSVIVDSNQPNEAASVFSPSAHGNQFMQPPYEVTSYGMKLPAQRGNLQDSMINDQNMLFQMHAHG, from the exons ATGGTGACGAACTCCTGGATGGAAGTTCTTCCTCCAACGACCCCGTACTTCCCCAACTCAAGTTGGCTTCTTGGCCCGAAGAGGAGCGGGAATTGGACACAAGAGGAGAACAAGCTCTTCGAGGATGCCCTGGCGCACTTCGACAGGGACACCCCTGAGCGATGGGAGATGGTGGCGGCCATGATCCCGGGGAAGTCGGTGCAGGATATCATCACCCATTACAAGGATTTGGAGGACGACGTGAGCAAGATAGAATCTGGGCGGATCCCATTCCCTGGCTACAGCTCTTCGTCTTTTACGTTGGACTGGGAGAACAGCCATGGGTATGAAGGGTCAAAGCCATCCTACTGCGTCGGTGCAAAGAGGTCAGGAGGAAGGCTCGATCAGGAGAGGAAGAAAGGAGTCCCGTGGACTGAAGAGGAGCACAA GTTTTTTTTGCTGGGTCTCCAAAAATATGGGAAAGGGGATTGGAGAAACATATCACGGAATTTTGTCCTCACCAGGACACCTACCCAAGTGGCTAGCCATGCGCAGAAGTATTTCATCAGGCTCAGTTCAGGTGGAAAAgataggaggaggtccagcatcCATGACATCACGACGGCCAACTTGCCGAGCAATGGGCCTCCCTCGCCATCTCAGTCATCCGTGCTTTCGATGCGATCGAGTTCAGCTGTTAACACTGCAATCTCTGACCAGTTCTCGGTGATAGTTGATTCGAATCAGCCTAATGAAGCAGCCAGTGTCTTTAGCCCATCGGCACATGGTAATCAGTTTATGCAGCCACCTTATGAAGTTACTTCTTATGGGATGAAATTACCAGCTCAAAGAGGCAATCTTCAAGATTCTATGATCAACGACCAAAACATGCTATTTCAAATGCATGCTCATGGATAA